From the Alloalcanivorax dieselolei B5 genome, one window contains:
- a CDS encoding PEP-utilizing enzyme, with translation MSGIEVLGPDASGAENVQRWAASGLPIPPSWQVSREAVLALQVDDLARRLRALPRMFGRQRRWVLHHGVMNPRSRRESLLKLDSDQALAHALHQLFEHRPGPDHAIIQALPDLQAAGVLFTRHPLRQDLPHMVVEGVPAGAGERQRLVFDTDGRLVHHGDGSPALDRIVPTGALVTLGHLLRNQFDHPQAGEWVYDGERIWLLQSLPVGSLPVPEEAWNRRAGGALFNQALTPLWYTLEGRWLKTAFWWPLARRHGWKELENVEPYRRQHSHLYSNALYFRRLAETWPAAWSQVPPAWQPPESLDDPTSRRRLPPPRRRWLWTLAVLERRLKQCHRKQEWAGNNDRDALWHQLIALDRIGERLARLEGRLCYLWLPELADFHDQPFPLTSLLTASELRALDQALDLKKRDVGKRDVGDAGQGAELATLRPGDDPVHAPVRDSPSLTAVLEAAGERRRRHDPSDRLDTEVAAWLSLAKRARALRQALAQQLREWLVRAAGELVSQELLAHPDDIHFLYFDELWTLWMQRRIPKSAAGRIIAQRKVRYLEDALVGAPDWKMDRIGYGFGGNTSEPLLLGLPLVAGRVEGPVRRLCSAWALNNIRPGDVLVVDEVDAAWTPWLARAGALILSRRDPANPAASLARACGIPAVWGLADALHGVRDEEWVVLDGAAGTVARNTSPAPGG, from the coding sequence ATGAGTGGTATCGAAGTACTGGGTCCGGACGCCAGCGGGGCCGAGAACGTTCAGCGCTGGGCGGCATCCGGGTTGCCGATACCGCCGAGCTGGCAGGTCAGCCGGGAGGCGGTGCTGGCACTGCAGGTGGACGATCTCGCCCGTCGTTTACGTGCTTTACCGCGTATGTTCGGCCGGCAACGCCGCTGGGTACTGCATCATGGCGTGATGAATCCCCGTTCCCGACGGGAAAGCCTGCTGAAGCTGGACAGTGATCAGGCCCTGGCCCACGCCCTCCATCAGTTGTTCGAACACCGCCCCGGACCGGACCACGCGATCATCCAGGCATTGCCGGATTTGCAGGCCGCCGGAGTGCTGTTCACTCGCCATCCGCTGCGTCAGGACCTGCCCCATATGGTGGTGGAGGGCGTTCCCGCCGGGGCTGGGGAGCGACAGCGGCTGGTGTTCGATACCGATGGGCGGCTGGTACATCATGGTGACGGCTCTCCGGCCCTGGACCGGATCGTTCCCACCGGGGCCCTGGTGACTCTGGGGCATTTGCTGCGCAATCAGTTTGACCATCCGCAGGCCGGGGAGTGGGTATATGACGGTGAGCGGATCTGGCTGCTGCAGAGCCTGCCGGTGGGTTCACTGCCAGTGCCCGAGGAAGCCTGGAACCGGCGGGCCGGCGGTGCCCTGTTCAATCAGGCCCTGACCCCGCTGTGGTATACGCTGGAAGGGCGCTGGCTGAAAACCGCCTTTTGGTGGCCACTGGCTCGCCGTCACGGCTGGAAGGAACTGGAGAACGTCGAGCCCTACCGGCGCCAACACAGCCATCTGTACAGTAATGCGCTTTACTTTCGCCGCCTGGCGGAAACCTGGCCGGCGGCCTGGTCACAGGTGCCGCCGGCCTGGCAGCCGCCGGAGTCCCTGGACGATCCGACCTCCCGTCGGCGGTTGCCACCGCCACGCCGACGCTGGCTGTGGACACTGGCGGTACTCGAGCGTCGCTTGAAACAGTGCCACCGGAAACAAGAATGGGCTGGAAACAATGACCGGGATGCCCTCTGGCACCAACTGATCGCGCTGGATCGCATCGGCGAACGACTGGCCCGTCTGGAAGGCCGGTTGTGTTATCTGTGGCTGCCGGAATTGGCGGATTTCCATGACCAGCCCTTTCCGCTCACATCGCTGCTGACGGCCTCTGAACTGCGAGCGCTGGATCAGGCCCTTGATTTGAAAAAGAGGGATGTGGGAAAGAGGGATGTGGGGGACGCGGGGCAGGGGGCGGAGTTGGCGACGCTGCGCCCGGGTGATGATCCGGTGCATGCGCCGGTGCGGGACAGCCCTTCCTTGACGGCGGTATTGGAGGCCGCCGGCGAACGGCGCCGGCGTCATGATCCCAGCGACCGATTGGATACGGAGGTGGCCGCCTGGTTGTCGTTGGCAAAGCGGGCGCGGGCGTTGCGGCAGGCGTTGGCACAACAACTGCGGGAATGGTTGGTCCGTGCCGCCGGTGAGTTGGTATCGCAAGAGTTGCTGGCTCATCCGGACGATATCCATTTTCTGTATTTCGATGAGCTGTGGACCTTGTGGATGCAGCGCCGCATTCCCAAATCCGCCGCCGGGCGCATCATCGCCCAGCGTAAGGTCCGCTATCTGGAAGACGCTTTGGTCGGCGCGCCGGATTGGAAAATGGACCGCATCGGCTACGGTTTCGGCGGCAACACCTCCGAGCCCTTATTGCTCGGACTGCCTCTGGTGGCGGGGCGAGTGGAAGGGCCGGTCCGCCGGCTCTGCAGTGCCTGGGCACTGAACAATATCCGGCCCGGCGATGTGCTGGTGGTGGATGAAGTGGACGCCGCCTGGACTCCCTGGCTGGCGCGCGCCGGCGCCTTGATCCTGAGCCGCCGGGACCCGGCCAATCCCGCCGCCAGCCTGGCCCGGGCCTGCGGCATCCCGGCGGTATGGGGGCTGGCCGATGCCCTGCACGGTGTGCGCGACGAGGAATGGGTGGTGCTGGACGGCGCGGCGGGCACCGTGGCCAGGAACACGTCGCCGGCGCCGGGCGGCTAG
- the gspG gene encoding type II secretion system major pseudopilin GspG: MKTKRRNQRGFTLLEIMVVVAILGLLAAMIVPNVIGQGEQAKVDIAKTNMSRIVQQLDMYKFNNGRYPSTEEGIRALVERPASAKKWPEGGYLPQIPQDPWGNDYVYLSPGVDGPFDLYSLGADGAEGGTGVDADISWRDSSN, encoded by the coding sequence ATGAAAACCAAGCGACGGAACCAGCGCGGTTTTACCCTCCTGGAAATCATGGTGGTAGTGGCGATTCTCGGCCTGCTGGCGGCGATGATCGTGCCCAACGTGATCGGTCAGGGCGAACAGGCGAAGGTCGATATCGCCAAGACCAACATGTCCCGCATTGTCCAGCAACTGGATATGTACAAGTTCAACAATGGCCGCTATCCGAGCACCGAGGAAGGTATCCGGGCTCTGGTGGAGCGTCCGGCGTCGGCGAAAAAATGGCCCGAGGGTGGCTATTTGCCGCAGATCCCCCAGGATCCCTGGGGTAATGATTACGTCTATCTGAGCCCGGGCGTGGACGGTCCTTTCGACCTTTACTCCCTGGGAGCGGACGGTGCTGAAGGCGGCACCGGTGTGGACGCCGACATCAGCTGGCGCGACAGCAGCAACTGA
- a CDS encoding prepilin-type N-terminal cleavage/methylation domain-containing protein codes for MRMQRGFTLLEILVVIGLMAMLSLAVLVVPVWTDDGRQLDTSIAKLTDQLVLLNEQSLFSGRLMAMRFTERGWTPVEYDVGARVFRPAEGNGLSAESLPEGIELLWEVEELERDEDDRVTPVNLGDVAKRLVDDSKFSGGIGLLDKEQSEKDEQARSEPLPQVFFFPSGETTPVLLTLRAINEPDLEIRRRLTALGQIRDPDDAEAIREEEERSQTIREMRTRTSEDPGSLFNLKRDEQ; via the coding sequence ATGCGGATGCAGCGCGGCTTCACCCTGCTGGAAATTCTGGTGGTTATCGGGCTGATGGCGATGCTGTCGTTGGCCGTGCTGGTGGTGCCGGTGTGGACCGATGATGGCCGTCAGTTGGACACCAGTATCGCCAAGCTCACGGACCAACTGGTGTTGCTCAATGAGCAAAGCCTGTTTTCCGGCCGGCTGATGGCGATGCGTTTCACCGAGCGCGGCTGGACCCCGGTGGAATACGATGTGGGAGCGCGGGTGTTCCGTCCAGCGGAGGGCAACGGCCTCAGCGCCGAATCCTTGCCGGAAGGCATCGAGTTGCTGTGGGAAGTGGAGGAACTGGAGCGCGATGAGGATGACCGGGTGACGCCGGTGAATCTCGGTGATGTGGCCAAACGGCTGGTGGACGACAGCAAGTTTTCCGGTGGCATCGGGCTGCTGGACAAGGAGCAGTCGGAGAAAGACGAACAAGCCCGCTCCGAGCCGTTGCCCCAGGTGTTTTTCTTTCCCAGTGGTGAAACCACGCCGGTGTTGCTCACGCTCCGTGCCATCAACGAACCGGACCTGGAAATCCGCCGTCGCCTCACCGCGCTTGGCCAGATTCGCGACCCGGATGATGCGGAGGCCATTCGCGAAGAAGAAGAGCGCAGCCAGACCATCCGTGAGATGCGCACCCGGACCAGCGAAGACCCCGGTAGTCTGTTCAACCTGAAACGGGACGAGCAATGA
- the gspM gene encoding type II secretion system protein GspM: protein MKQQIEQARSQLNKRLQPAFEWYASREPREQIILQLLAAVLVLFLIYALIWQPVWNARESARQRYVANEQTRQWIELNAPAVREARGQSDTRNKASAFGDNWVSEISRSAQNHGLTLQGFTPDGDRSVRIQLEDQPANAVLIWLHFLEEQGLNLGTLELGPGNESGTATLRASLSR from the coding sequence ATGAAACAACAAATAGAGCAAGCCCGAAGCCAATTGAACAAGCGGCTGCAACCCGCCTTTGAATGGTATGCCTCCAGGGAGCCCCGGGAGCAAATCATTCTGCAGTTGCTCGCCGCTGTCCTGGTGCTGTTCCTGATTTACGCATTGATCTGGCAGCCAGTCTGGAACGCGCGGGAATCCGCCCGTCAGCGTTACGTCGCCAACGAACAAACACGGCAGTGGATCGAGCTGAACGCGCCGGCGGTGCGCGAAGCCCGTGGCCAAAGCGACACTCGCAACAAGGCCAGCGCCTTCGGTGACAACTGGGTCAGCGAGATCAGCCGCTCGGCACAGAACCACGGCCTTACCCTGCAGGGGTTCACCCCCGACGGTGATCGTTCGGTGAGGATTCAACTGGAAGACCAGCCCGCCAATGCCGTGCTGATCTGGCTGCATTTCCTCGAAGAGCAGGGCCTCAACCTGGGCACCCTGGAGCTGGGGCCGGGTAACGAGTCCGGCACCGCCACGCTACGTGCGTCCCTGAGCCGCTAG
- the gspL gene encoding type II secretion system protein GspL, with protein MATALIYLAPGAFRNGLAASPALYQESPADPVSEGSLSQALEALHGGSARIVIGGADALCTHVNLSRKQARHLQRVLPFLLEEQLLDAPERLWFAAGKGDHGRYPVTVVDREAVDALLALARDVHVHITSIKSLGDVLARSAPVAVAVPGCQTLVLDRERALSYADEAQLSSLMALCMAPDEEEFAVAGEPVSNDPEQPLARVDSPTALFQQLRDGINDAGTVEILQGALAPRQNRRGGPSPWTPWKPVLGLAAAVFVLSLVALGVQTWRYERAADQALADAGKLYQSLFPGDRATAGLRRQFEARLARLSSGGGATGSARLFQVLPSVAAVLSASEVEPKRLQFDERQGNLLLDLGAKEYADLEKLQTALREKGVNASIANYRNGPNGVTARIRVEQAG; from the coding sequence GTGGCCACAGCACTGATTTATCTGGCCCCGGGGGCATTCCGTAATGGACTCGCCGCAAGCCCGGCGCTGTACCAGGAATCGCCGGCGGACCCGGTGAGCGAGGGCAGTCTGTCGCAGGCGCTGGAGGCGCTGCATGGGGGCAGTGCGCGGATCGTCATCGGCGGCGCGGATGCCCTGTGCACCCACGTCAACCTGTCACGGAAGCAAGCGCGTCATCTGCAAAGGGTGTTGCCCTTTCTGCTCGAGGAGCAGCTGCTGGACGCCCCCGAGCGGCTTTGGTTCGCCGCCGGTAAAGGCGATCACGGCCGCTACCCGGTCACCGTGGTGGACCGGGAAGCCGTGGATGCCCTGCTGGCCTTGGCCAGGGACGTGCATGTGCACATCACCAGCATCAAATCTTTGGGGGATGTACTGGCCCGCAGTGCGCCGGTGGCCGTGGCCGTGCCGGGTTGCCAGACACTGGTACTGGATCGCGAGCGGGCCTTGAGCTATGCCGATGAAGCCCAGCTCAGCTCGCTGATGGCCCTGTGCATGGCCCCGGATGAAGAGGAATTCGCGGTCGCCGGGGAGCCCGTGTCGAACGATCCGGAACAGCCGCTGGCTCGCGTGGACTCCCCGACCGCTCTGTTTCAACAGCTCCGCGACGGCATCAATGACGCCGGCACCGTGGAGATCCTGCAGGGGGCTCTGGCCCCGCGCCAGAACCGTCGGGGCGGTCCCTCTCCATGGACGCCGTGGAAACCGGTGCTGGGCTTGGCCGCGGCGGTGTTCGTGCTGTCCCTGGTGGCGTTGGGTGTCCAGACCTGGCGCTACGAACGGGCCGCGGACCAGGCTCTCGCCGACGCCGGCAAACTCTACCAAAGTCTGTTCCCGGGGGATCGGGCCACCGCCGGTTTGCGGCGGCAATTCGAGGCCCGCCTGGCCCGCCTTTCCAGTGGCGGTGGCGCCACCGGCAGTGCCAGGTTGTTCCAGGTGCTGCCTTCGGTGGCGGCGGTGCTTTCCGCCAGCGAAGTGGAGCCCAAACGGCTGCAGTTCGATGAGCGCCAGGGCAATCTGTTGCTGGATCTGGGCGCCAAGGAATACGCCGACCTGGAGAAACTGCAAACCGCGTTACGGGAAAAGGGCGTCAATGCGTCCATCGCCAACTATCGCAACGGCCCCAATGGGGTCACCGCGCGTATTCGGGTGGAGCAGGCCGGATGA
- a CDS encoding lipoprotein intramolecular transacylase Lit, with protein sequence MTGHAGGAAALAAWWLYTLNAMVLALGVSWGLYSLCDYGYSFWYPTLDIEEHIREYGPQNRYRRDFERLEAEQYQALFHEIREAVHNNGEGLENIHYPNRLEQPVPLLREAEILHLRDVAHLIRLGTVITLIATCLWWPLALWVRHQRRPAAGTRLIALAVPLLGLAGWLLVAGPEAVFYQFHIWLFPPEHEWFFYWQDSLMSTLMKAPVLFGGIALVLSAGVAILTPLIYFTGLRLAGRGSPASA encoded by the coding sequence ATGACGGGGCACGCTGGTGGCGCCGCCGCCCTGGCGGCCTGGTGGCTGTATACCCTCAACGCCATGGTCCTGGCGCTCGGCGTTAGCTGGGGGCTCTACAGCCTGTGCGATTATGGCTACTCGTTCTGGTATCCAACCCTTGATATTGAGGAGCACATCCGGGAATACGGCCCTCAGAACCGGTACCGTAGGGACTTCGAGCGGCTCGAAGCGGAGCAGTATCAAGCGCTGTTTCACGAAATCCGCGAGGCCGTCCACAACAACGGCGAAGGGTTGGAAAACATTCACTATCCCAATCGCCTGGAGCAACCGGTCCCGCTGCTGCGGGAGGCGGAAATCCTGCACCTCAGGGATGTGGCCCATCTGATCCGCCTGGGAACGGTGATCACGCTGATTGCCACCTGTCTCTGGTGGCCATTGGCCTTATGGGTACGGCATCAGCGCCGGCCGGCCGCCGGCACTCGTCTTATCGCTCTGGCGGTGCCGTTGCTGGGACTGGCGGGTTGGCTGCTGGTGGCCGGTCCGGAGGCGGTGTTTTACCAGTTTCATATCTGGCTCTTTCCGCCCGAACATGAATGGTTTTTCTACTGGCAGGACTCACTCATGAGCACATTGATGAAAGCGCCGGTGCTGTTCGGCGGTATCGCGCTGGTGCTGTCCGCCGGGGTTGCCATACTGACGCCCCTGATTTATTTCACCGGTCTGCGGCTGGCGGGGCGGGGGAGTCCTGCCAGCGCATGA
- the gspJ gene encoding type II secretion system minor pseudopilin GspJ — protein sequence MRQRGFTLLEMLVVIGIFAMMYIVAVEFLSNALDSREQLAEGATEMENSQRAVTYLTLDFEQLISRPVRDGYGDYQPAMIGTEQYVEFTRLGWSNPFQLRRRSEMQRVIYVFENGTLYRRYWPVLDTTVATEYQEDVLIDNVKRFTVRYLDQNDQGEWQWLEFWPEPNVATQPVWLQRLPRSVEISVELESGDVLHRFFRTVVNPWA from the coding sequence ATGCGCCAGCGTGGCTTTACCTTGCTGGAAATGCTGGTGGTGATCGGCATCTTCGCCATGATGTACATAGTGGCGGTGGAGTTTCTCAGCAACGCGCTGGATAGCCGGGAGCAGCTGGCCGAAGGCGCCACCGAGATGGAAAACAGCCAGCGCGCGGTGACCTATCTCACCCTCGATTTCGAGCAGCTTATTTCCCGTCCCGTGCGGGATGGCTATGGCGACTACCAGCCGGCCATGATCGGCACCGAGCAATACGTGGAGTTCACTCGCCTGGGCTGGTCCAATCCCTTTCAACTGCGCCGCCGCAGCGAGATGCAGAGGGTCATCTACGTTTTCGAGAACGGCACTTTGTACCGGCGCTACTGGCCGGTGCTCGATACCACCGTGGCCACGGAATATCAGGAAGACGTTCTGATCGACAACGTCAAACGCTTCACCGTGCGCTACCTGGACCAGAACGATCAGGGTGAGTGGCAGTGGCTGGAATTCTGGCCCGAGCCGAATGTGGCGACCCAGCCGGTGTGGCTGCAGCGGTTGCCGCGCAGCGTCGAGATCAGCGTTGAACTGGAAAGCGGCGATGTGCTGCACCGCTTCTTCCGCACGGTGGTGAACCCATGGGCGTGA
- the gspK gene encoding type II secretion system minor pseudopilin GspK codes for MGVTAMSPRRQRGMALIIVLMLFAILAAVATEVMFRQDRFRTRADNLLQWDKRYQYAMAVEVVATQGLIDDLEDDKGNNAMVDDCVEEQWAVELPATPYEDAILSASVQDLQGRFNLNWLGTASGPGFERNEENRERLRRLLEQVLPEPNKASLLSNEMADWIDTNNIVDNVEGAEDSEYRSRRTPNMAVAHETELRALRSFTVEDLFPDMMMWGLFTALPSGSKLNVNTAPQPVLDAVLGTMAGNDAAKAVMALREEGPIAAVDDVMALAPFTSLDDEQKQNLSGMLSVGSEYFQIMVDVEVDGQVSRLVSRLRRSSQGGPDGTRVFSRQVTPLLSPLEPACNPFYNAENESNNTVELNPNG; via the coding sequence ATGGGCGTGACCGCGATGAGCCCGCGCCGCCAGCGCGGCATGGCCCTGATTATCGTTTTGATGCTGTTCGCCATCCTTGCGGCGGTGGCCACGGAGGTGATGTTCCGCCAGGACCGTTTCCGCACCCGCGCCGACAATCTGCTGCAATGGGACAAGCGCTATCAGTACGCCATGGCGGTGGAAGTGGTGGCCACGCAGGGGCTGATCGACGATCTGGAAGACGACAAGGGCAATAACGCCATGGTGGACGATTGCGTGGAAGAGCAATGGGCGGTGGAATTGCCCGCCACGCCTTATGAAGACGCCATCCTCAGTGCCTCAGTGCAGGATCTGCAGGGCCGCTTCAACCTCAACTGGCTGGGCACCGCCAGTGGCCCCGGATTTGAACGCAATGAGGAAAACCGGGAGCGCCTGCGGAGACTGCTGGAGCAAGTGCTGCCGGAGCCCAACAAGGCTTCCCTGTTGTCCAATGAGATGGCGGACTGGATTGATACCAACAACATCGTCGACAACGTGGAAGGGGCGGAGGACAGCGAATATCGCTCCCGCCGTACGCCGAACATGGCGGTGGCTCACGAAACCGAATTGCGCGCGCTGCGCAGCTTCACCGTCGAGGATCTGTTTCCGGACATGATGATGTGGGGGCTGTTCACCGCGCTGCCATCGGGCAGCAAACTGAACGTCAACACGGCGCCGCAGCCGGTGCTGGACGCGGTGCTGGGGACCATGGCGGGCAACGATGCCGCCAAGGCGGTGATGGCCCTGAGGGAAGAGGGGCCGATCGCCGCCGTCGACGACGTCATGGCACTGGCTCCGTTTACGTCCCTCGATGACGAGCAAAAACAGAACCTGTCAGGCATGCTGTCGGTGGGTAGCGAATATTTTCAGATTATGGTGGATGTGGAAGTGGACGGGCAGGTCAGCCGTCTGGTCAGCCGGTTGCGCCGCTCTTCCCAGGGCGGGCCGGACGGCACCCGGGTGTTCAGTCGTCAGGTGACGCCGCTGCTGAGCCCCCTCGAACCGGCCTGCAATCCCTTCTACAATGCGGAAAACGAAAGCAATAATACCGTGGAACTGAACCCGAACGGCTAG
- the gspI gene encoding type II secretion system minor pseudopilin GspI gives MKTQSGFTLVEVLLALAVLSLAMIALGQTLGASAVAYRNIDDTRLAYMVAADKLVEMQTFQLWPENGEQDDRVKYGEREWWVQTKISDGPYPDTRRVDIDVGPLIDDEERGLAYSLASLIGKPAAAMNNQNNPGG, from the coding sequence ATGAAAACGCAGAGCGGGTTCACCCTGGTGGAAGTGCTGCTGGCCCTGGCCGTTCTGTCCCTGGCGATGATCGCGCTTGGACAGACTCTGGGCGCCAGCGCCGTGGCCTACCGCAACATCGACGACACCCGGCTGGCCTATATGGTGGCGGCGGACAAGCTGGTGGAGATGCAGACCTTCCAGCTGTGGCCGGAAAACGGGGAACAGGATGACCGCGTCAAATATGGCGAGCGCGAATGGTGGGTGCAAACCAAAATCAGCGATGGCCCGTACCCGGATACCCGCCGTGTGGATATCGATGTGGGGCCTCTGATCGACGATGAGGAAAGGGGGCTGGCATACAGCCTCGCCAGTCTGATCGGCAAACCCGCCGCCGCCATGAACAATCAGAATAACCCGGGGGGATAA